In Patescibacteria group bacterium, a single window of DNA contains:
- a CDS encoding branched-chain amino acid transaminase, with translation MQPTQFIWLNGSFVPWQEAKIHVLAHALHYGTGVFEGIRTYATAKGPAVFQLEKHLERFLYGASCLRMQVPYTKERLAEAVVATIRKNDIKECYVRPIMFYGYGELRVNPAGCPVDVAIAVWPWGAYLGEAAITAKVSKVIRIHPHSSATDAKITGHYVNSMLAGLDAVDAGYGEAIQLDYEGNIAEGTGENFFMVKNGVVATPPLGTILAGITRTSVITLARDLGYTVEERPLSLAEVLKADECFFTGTATEIAGIGKIDDTEFKDAPGPVTKRLTDAFKTIVKAENEKYMHWLTLVNK, from the coding sequence ATGCAGCCTACCCAATTCATCTGGCTCAACGGTTCATTCGTCCCCTGGCAGGAGGCGAAAATCCACGTCCTCGCGCACGCGCTCCACTATGGCACGGGCGTGTTCGAGGGAATCCGCACCTACGCCACGGCAAAGGGCCCTGCGGTTTTCCAGTTGGAGAAGCACCTGGAGCGCTTCCTCTACGGCGCCTCGTGTTTGCGCATGCAGGTTCCCTATACGAAAGAGCGGCTCGCAGAGGCGGTCGTGGCGACGATACGCAAAAACGACATTAAGGAATGTTACGTCCGCCCGATCATGTTTTACGGCTACGGCGAACTGCGCGTGAATCCCGCGGGCTGTCCGGTGGACGTCGCGATTGCGGTCTGGCCGTGGGGCGCCTATCTGGGAGAGGCGGCCATCACGGCGAAAGTGTCCAAGGTCATCCGCATCCACCCGCATTCGTCCGCGACCGATGCGAAGATCACCGGCCATTATGTCAATTCTATGCTCGCGGGGCTTGATGCCGTTGATGCCGGATACGGGGAAGCCATTCAGCTGGATTATGAAGGTAATATTGCCGAGGGCACGGGCGAGAATTTTTTCATGGTCAAAAACGGCGTGGTGGCGACCCCGCCGCTTGGCACTATCCTCGCGGGCATAACCCGCACTTCGGTCATCACCCTTGCCCGCGATTTGGGCTACACGGTGGAGGAGCGCCCTCTTTCCCTTGCGGAAGTGTTGAAGGCGGATGAGTGCTTTTTCACCGGCACTGCGACGGAGATCGCCGGCATCGGGAAGATTGACGACACGGAGTTCAAAGACGCCCCAGGCCCGGTGACTAAGAGACTCACTGACGCGTTTAAGACCATCGTGAAAGCGGAAAACGAGAAGTATATGCATTGGCTTACCTTGGTGAATAAATAA
- the thrC gene encoding threonine synthase has protein sequence MPQSTPNAPDTALLMDWQARCHECGMEFSLHEAVHRCLHCKGPLNLLCDYQELARFINQTDWKESNLRSSKYWRALPLGNFTQIVTLQEGVTPLKLLSNLGERQGIKRLWAKLESENPTGCFKDRGSLLEISWAVQHGYKAVVCASTGNMAGSVAAYAAKAGLECYIFVPEGVPIGKLSMIIAYGAKPIAVRGSYNDCVRLAEYLASEEGYFLAGDYALRAEGSKTQAYEIIEQLHWQVPEWVAVPMGNGTNLSGIAKGFQDLLALGLIDRLPKLLGVQAAQSSPIVEAWQRNEAKVIASESLAQTVAQAANVGNPLDATKALSAIRESGGQAVAVSEEEILCAQEELSRAESVFIEPSSALVWAGVKKLKEQGTVNSDQSIVLVLTGHGLKDPKSVLVRAVEPPVIAPTVAALQELWKERLYALTKVSKSEGMKVLWDAHTIPTDLGVRAKKLFHVALDKAHEERLAISVAQFHEKMHEMTLHSFNLLLEDVTKLPYDYQEILRIADFTIQVPRHAMPRAEVSVKLNGGTYEGEYEGVGPVDAVIKGAEEALAKSPHGIPHALVDYDVEIDRGGTDAIVRVHLALEHPNGAKVTGSAVSPDVITASVVAFERAYNLLYQKVTS, from the coding sequence ATGCCGCAATCAACGCCCAATGCACCGGACACGGCACTGCTTATGGATTGGCAGGCGCGTTGCCATGAGTGCGGCATGGAGTTTAGCCTGCACGAGGCGGTCCATCGCTGCCTCCATTGCAAGGGGCCGCTCAACCTTCTTTGCGATTATCAGGAGCTTGCGCGATTCATTAACCAGACTGACTGGAAAGAGTCAAACCTGCGCTCCAGCAAATACTGGCGCGCGCTTCCTCTGGGGAATTTCACGCAGATCGTGACTCTGCAGGAAGGTGTCACGCCTTTGAAGCTCCTGTCGAACCTTGGGGAGCGGCAGGGCATTAAGCGCTTGTGGGCGAAATTGGAGAGTGAGAACCCCACGGGATGTTTCAAGGATCGCGGGTCGCTTTTGGAAATTTCTTGGGCCGTGCAGCATGGGTATAAGGCAGTGGTGTGCGCATCCACCGGCAATATGGCCGGGTCGGTCGCGGCGTACGCGGCAAAAGCAGGACTTGAATGCTACATTTTTGTGCCAGAGGGAGTGCCCATTGGCAAGCTTTCCATGATTATCGCGTATGGCGCGAAGCCTATTGCAGTCCGCGGAAGCTACAATGACTGTGTGCGGCTGGCAGAATATTTAGCGTCCGAGGAGGGTTACTTTCTCGCCGGGGATTATGCCCTGCGCGCAGAAGGGAGCAAGACGCAGGCCTATGAAATTATCGAACAGCTGCACTGGCAGGTGCCAGAGTGGGTGGCGGTGCCCATGGGGAACGGCACGAATCTTTCAGGGATCGCAAAAGGTTTCCAGGATCTTTTAGCGCTTGGCCTTATTGACCGCTTGCCGAAACTTCTTGGCGTACAGGCGGCGCAATCCTCGCCTATAGTTGAAGCATGGCAGAGGAATGAGGCGAAAGTCATAGCGTCTGAATCGCTCGCCCAGACCGTGGCGCAAGCGGCAAATGTGGGTAATCCTTTGGATGCCACGAAGGCCTTGAGCGCGATCAGGGAAAGCGGGGGACAGGCGGTCGCGGTGAGCGAGGAAGAGATTTTGTGCGCGCAGGAAGAATTAAGCAGGGCAGAATCAGTGTTCATAGAGCCGTCGTCCGCGCTTGTCTGGGCAGGGGTGAAGAAACTGAAAGAACAGGGAACAGTGAACAGTGATCAGAGTATCGTTTTGGTGCTGACAGGCCATGGCTTAAAAGATCCCAAGAGCGTGCTCGTGAGGGCGGTGGAACCGCCGGTTATCGCGCCCACCGTTGCCGCCTTGCAGGAATTATGGAAGGAGCGGCTGTATGCGCTCACAAAGGTGAGCAAGAGTGAAGGTATGAAAGTCCTGTGGGATGCGCACACTATCCCTACGGACCTTGGCGTGCGGGCGAAGAAGCTTTTCCATGTCGCGCTGGATAAGGCGCATGAGGAGCGGCTCGCAATTTCCGTCGCGCAGTTCCATGAGAAAATGCATGAGATGACGCTGCACAGTTTCAATCTCCTCCTTGAAGATGTGACCAAACTCCCGTACGATTACCAAGAGATACTGCGGATTGCGGATTTCACCATCCAGGTTCCCCGGCACGCGATGCCGCGCGCCGAGGTAAGCGTGAAGCTCAACGGCGGAACGTACGAAGGTGAATATGAGGGCGTGGGGCCGGTTGACGCGGTCATTAAGGGCGCAGAAGAAGCGCTTGCCAAATCCCCGCACGGCATTCCCCATGCACTGGTGGATTACGACGTGGAGATCGACCGCGGCGGCACCGACGCTATTGTCCGCGTGCACCTCGCGCTTGAGCACCCGAACGGCGCCAAGGTGACCGGCTCGGCGGTGTCGCCGGACGTCATCACCGCGTCCGTGGTGGCGTTTGAGAGAGCATATAATTTGTTGTATCAAAAGGTGACATCGTAA
- a CDS encoding Rid family detoxifying hydrolase: MNNHIKPIGPYSTARRAGDLLFCSGQIGIDGSGALVAGGIASETRQAFENLKEALREEGFTLQDVVKATVYLKDMNEFAAMNAVYQEYFNPPYPARATIQVAALPKGACIEIEAVAVKG, translated from the coding sequence ATGAATAACCACATAAAACCCATCGGCCCATATTCAACCGCACGGCGTGCAGGCGATCTCCTTTTCTGTTCCGGACAGATCGGGATTGATGGGTCAGGTGCGCTCGTCGCCGGCGGTATTGCGTCGGAGACGCGGCAGGCGTTTGAAAATCTTAAAGAGGCGCTGCGCGAGGAAGGCTTCACTCTTCAGGACGTGGTGAAGGCCACCGTATACCTGAAGGATATGAACGAGTTTGCGGCGATGAACGCGGTGTATCAGGAATATTTTAATCCTCCGTATCCAGCGCGCGCGACCATACAGGTCGCGGCGCTTCCGAAAGGCGCGTGTATAGAAATTGAAGCAGTGGCAGTAAAGGGTTAG
- the ilvD gene encoding dihydroxy-acid dehydratase — MSASSLKHHSQLMTGSPGTADWPKRAAARAMLRAVGFKDQDFEKPIITVACPYTNATPCNDHVDKLGRVVVEEVEKIGGKPFIFGTPVVSDGESMGTEGMKYSLVSREWIADNIEIMQESYMADGAITLSGCDKTIPGALMPLARNNSIGLTLYGGSIHPGRLGDKDLTIVSSFEAIGAHAAGKISDEELHQIECHSCPGAGSCGGMFTANTMASSIEALGMSIPGSSSNLAVDRHNQVSEDKRNDCKKTVTALFHLLERGIRVRDIMTRQAFENAIVVVMALGGSTNAVLHYLALAHEAGVELTLDDFSRVAARVPLLGNFSPFGKYVMEDLHNIGGIPMVMKHLLQYGLLHGDCMTVTGRTVAENLKDAPDYPEGQDIVARVDQPCAPPDHHIVILRGNLAPEGAVMKLSGKGVMAHKGPARIFEREEDALDAILEGRVKKGDVMVIRFEGPKGGPGMREMLSPSSALMGAGLGKEVALITDGRFSGGTHGIMVGHITPEAQTGGPIAFLKEGDMIDIDVQRREINVEISEEEMRARAAVWKAPALKYQRGVLWKYATLVGSASRGAVTS, encoded by the coding sequence ATGTCAGCTTCCTCATTGAAACACCACAGCCAGCTTATGACCGGTTCTCCCGGCACTGCCGACTGGCCCAAAAGGGCCGCGGCGCGGGCCATGCTAAGGGCGGTGGGTTTTAAGGATCAGGATTTTGAGAAACCCATCATCACGGTCGCCTGTCCCTACACCAACGCCACGCCGTGCAATGACCACGTGGACAAGCTCGGGCGTGTTGTGGTTGAGGAAGTGGAAAAGATAGGCGGCAAGCCGTTTATTTTCGGCACGCCGGTGGTAAGCGACGGTGAGAGCATGGGTACGGAAGGTATGAAGTATTCGCTCGTGTCGCGCGAATGGATTGCGGACAACATAGAAATCATGCAGGAGTCATACATGGCAGACGGCGCGATTACCTTGTCAGGATGCGATAAGACGATTCCCGGCGCGCTGATGCCTTTGGCGCGCAACAACAGCATTGGCCTCACGCTCTACGGCGGTTCGATTCACCCCGGCAGACTGGGTGATAAAGACCTCACCATTGTGAGCTCGTTCGAAGCGATTGGCGCCCATGCGGCGGGGAAGATAAGCGACGAAGAGCTCCACCAGATAGAATGCCATTCTTGCCCCGGGGCAGGATCCTGCGGCGGCATGTTTACGGCGAATACCATGGCGTCATCCATCGAGGCGCTTGGCATGTCCATTCCCGGCTCCTCATCCAATCTCGCCGTGGACAGGCACAACCAAGTGTCTGAGGACAAGCGGAACGACTGCAAAAAAACAGTCACGGCGCTCTTTCATCTTCTTGAGCGGGGCATCCGCGTTCGTGACATCATGACTAGGCAAGCGTTTGAGAATGCCATTGTCGTGGTGATGGCGCTGGGCGGGTCTACCAACGCCGTGCTCCATTATCTAGCCCTCGCGCATGAGGCGGGCGTGGAGCTCACGCTTGATGATTTCTCGCGCGTGGCCGCGCGGGTGCCGCTCCTCGGAAATTTTTCGCCTTTTGGGAAATATGTGATGGAAGATTTGCACAATATCGGCGGCATCCCCATGGTGATGAAACACCTCTTGCAGTACGGCCTTTTGCATGGCGATTGCATGACGGTGACTGGCAGGACCGTGGCGGAGAATCTAAAAGACGCGCCGGACTACCCCGAAGGACAGGATATAGTCGCGCGCGTGGATCAGCCGTGTGCGCCGCCGGACCACCACATCGTTATCCTCCGCGGCAATCTCGCGCCTGAAGGGGCGGTGATGAAGCTCTCGGGGAAAGGTGTGATGGCGCACAAGGGGCCTGCGCGGATATTCGAGCGGGAAGAAGATGCGCTTGATGCGATCCTGGAAGGCAGGGTAAAAAAAGGCGACGTGATGGTTATTCGTTTCGAAGGCCCGAAAGGCGGCCCGGGCATGAGAGAAATGCTTTCTCCCTCTTCCGCGCTCATGGGTGCGGGATTGGGGAAGGAGGTCGCGCTCATCACGGACGGGCGTTTTTCCGGCGGCACGCACGGCATCATGGTGGGGCACATCACGCCGGAAGCGCAGACAGGCGGCCCGATTGCGTTCCTCAAAGAAGGGGACATGATTGACATAGACGTCCAAAGACGAGAAATAAATGTTGAGATAAGCGAAGAGGAAATGCGCGCACGCGCAGCAGTGTGGAAAGCGCCCGCACTGAAATATCAGCGAGGGGTGCTGTGGAAATACGCCACGCTCGTGGGAAGCGCATCGAGAGGGGCCGTGACAAGTTAG
- the ilvC gene encoding ketol-acid reductoisomerase: MKIDFGGVTEDVVTRDEFPLSRAQEALKDETIAVLGYGVQGPGQSLNMRDQGFRVIVGQRKGTDSWDKAVNDGWKPGETLFELDEAAARGTIIQYLLSDAGQKQYWPALKPHLTKGKALCFSHGFSIVYKDQTRVVPPACVDVILVAPKGSGTSVRRNFLKGSGINASFAVFQDATGHARDRAIACGIAVGSGFLFPTTFENEVWSDLTGERGVLMGALAGIMEAQYNLLRAKGHSPSEAFNETVEEATQSLIPLIAEKGMDWMYANCSTTAQRGALDWRHKFRKAVEPVFEELYKRVKEGKETEIVLKANSDPHYRENLKKELDEMKNSEMWQAGAAVRGLRPENWKK, translated from the coding sequence ATGAAGATTGATTTCGGCGGCGTTACGGAAGACGTTGTGACCAGGGATGAATTCCCTTTATCGCGCGCGCAGGAAGCATTAAAGGATGAGACCATCGCGGTGCTTGGCTACGGCGTGCAAGGGCCGGGGCAATCCCTCAATATGCGCGATCAAGGCTTTCGCGTCATTGTGGGCCAGCGGAAGGGTACGGATTCGTGGGATAAGGCGGTGAATGATGGATGGAAGCCGGGTGAAACGTTGTTTGAGTTGGACGAGGCCGCTGCGCGCGGCACCATTATCCAATATTTGCTCTCTGACGCGGGGCAGAAGCAGTACTGGCCTGCCTTGAAGCCGCATCTTACGAAGGGTAAGGCGCTCTGTTTTTCGCATGGATTTTCCATTGTGTACAAAGACCAGACCCGCGTGGTGCCGCCCGCCTGTGTGGATGTCATTCTGGTCGCGCCAAAAGGGTCAGGTACGTCCGTGCGCAGGAATTTTTTAAAAGGCAGCGGGATAAACGCGAGCTTTGCGGTGTTTCAGGATGCGACAGGCCATGCGCGCGACCGCGCGATTGCCTGCGGTATTGCAGTCGGTTCCGGTTTTCTCTTCCCCACCACGTTTGAGAACGAGGTATGGAGCGACTTGACCGGCGAGCGGGGTGTGCTCATGGGTGCGCTTGCGGGCATTATGGAGGCGCAGTACAACCTCCTCCGCGCCAAGGGTCATTCGCCCTCTGAAGCGTTCAATGAAACCGTGGAAGAAGCTACACAAAGCCTCATCCCTTTGATTGCAGAAAAAGGTATGGACTGGATGTATGCAAACTGTTCGACGACTGCCCAGCGCGGCGCGCTTGACTGGCGGCATAAGTTCCGCAAGGCAGTGGAGCCGGTGTTCGAAGAGCTCTACAAAAGAGTGAAAGAAGGGAAGGAAACGGAAATCGTGCTTAAGGCAAACAGCGATCCGCACTACCGCGAGAATTTGAAGAAAGAATTGGACGAAATGAAAAATTCCGAAATGTGGCAAGCAGGCGCGGCGGTGCGCGGATTGCGTCCCGAAAACTGGAAAAAGTAG
- a CDS encoding ATP-binding protein, translated as MHYHPADTEGAPPQEEIYTGNEIIIASKRENAKIIIDEIEQKMQELGWLEDNVNIFITALSEALNNAIVHGNFGLAQAQFSDDEKYSDAIKEAEAKWGEVKKVIITIEDMSSTHISMMVTDEGKGFNHEALLDPRQPENLLKESGRGVLIMQKLVKVEYLGDGNKVRLELPRVAEETAR; from the coding sequence ATGCATTATCATCCCGCAGACACTGAAGGCGCGCCGCCGCAAGAAGAGATATATACGGGAAATGAAATTATCATCGCAAGCAAGCGGGAAAATGCAAAGATTATTATTGATGAAATTGAACAAAAAATGCAAGAGCTTGGATGGTTGGAGGATAACGTAAATATTTTTATCACAGCTTTAAGCGAAGCATTAAATAATGCGATCGTCCACGGCAATTTTGGATTGGCGCAGGCACAATTTTCTGATGATGAAAAATATAGCGATGCGATAAAAGAAGCTGAAGCAAAATGGGGTGAAGTAAAGAAAGTAATCATCACTATTGAAGACATGAGTTCTACTCATATATCAATGATGGTCACTGACGAAGGAAAAGGATTTAATCATGAAGCGTTGCTTGATCCTAGACAACCAGAAAACTTATTAAAGGAGAGCGGGCGCGGAGTGTTGATTATGCAAAAACTTGTGAAGGTAGAATATTTAGGTGACGGAAACAAGGTGCGTCTGGAATTGCCACGCGTGGCAGAGGAAACCGCTCGCTGA
- the ilvB gene encoding biosynthetic-type acetolactate synthase large subunit, with protein MLLTGGEILLKTLVDLGVDVMWGMPGGVVLPLYDHFAKYPQLKHILIRHEQGGAFAADGYARVTGNVGVCLGTSGPGSTNLVTGIAGAFMDSIPLLAITGQVASPLIGSDAFQEVDSIGITVSIVKHSFLAQRAEDVADIITTAYYLAGSGRPGPVHVDVTKDALMNKVEYQKGIVLALPGYRIPHMDDPEMRSAVKQLETLLENPDARPLILAGHGVELGGAEKELLAFAEKLQIPVANTLLGTGVFPQGHPLYLGSVGMHGTALANKTLAESNVVIGIGMRWDDRVTGDLKSFKSGRQFVHFEIDPSEVGKIITPAVAFMGNVKDTLSSAVREMQTRAWPKWRRSIEEWKAAWPPFALPYPQAEDGPISQPWAISLLSEMTKGEDIVASDVGRHQMWVMRYYRFRHSHSHISHGGLGAMGFGVPAAMGAKFGAPGRRVWAVSGDGSFQINIQELATIAENKVEVKMVLMNDGSLGMVRQWQELFYGSNLSASTFSGNPDFVRVAEAYAIPARRVEKAADLRQAFEWAMQTPGPVLVEVRVDPQEHVYPMVPAGKGVHEQIIVDPRRALHAESHLKLSASTSD; from the coding sequence ATGTTATTAACAGGAGGCGAGATATTACTCAAAACTTTAGTAGACCTCGGCGTCGACGTGATGTGGGGCATGCCTGGGGGCGTGGTGCTGCCCTTGTATGACCATTTTGCGAAATACCCACAGCTTAAACACATCCTTATCCGCCATGAACAAGGAGGGGCGTTTGCCGCCGATGGTTATGCGCGGGTGACCGGGAACGTGGGGGTATGCTTGGGCACCTCGGGTCCGGGATCCACAAACCTTGTAACAGGGATTGCGGGCGCGTTCATGGATTCCATTCCTTTGCTCGCAATCACCGGGCAGGTTGCCTCGCCTCTGATCGGTTCTGACGCGTTTCAAGAGGTGGATTCCATAGGCATTACGGTGTCGATCGTGAAACACAGCTTTTTGGCGCAAAGGGCGGAAGACGTGGCAGACATAATCACGACCGCCTATTATCTTGCCGGGTCCGGCCGCCCAGGGCCGGTGCATGTGGATGTGACTAAGGATGCGCTCATGAACAAAGTTGAGTACCAAAAGGGAATAGTTTTAGCGCTGCCGGGTTACCGCATCCCGCATATGGACGATCCCGAGATGCGCTCAGCGGTGAAACAGCTTGAAACATTATTAGAAAATCCTGATGCGCGCCCCTTAATCCTTGCTGGGCACGGGGTGGAGCTTGGCGGGGCGGAAAAGGAACTCTTGGCATTTGCGGAAAAATTGCAGATTCCAGTGGCCAATACGCTCTTGGGAACAGGCGTATTTCCGCAAGGGCATCCTCTGTATCTGGGATCGGTGGGCATGCACGGCACGGCGCTTGCGAACAAGACGCTGGCAGAATCAAATGTAGTGATCGGCATAGGGATGCGCTGGGACGACCGCGTGACAGGCGATTTGAAAAGCTTCAAGAGCGGCAGGCAATTTGTCCATTTCGAGATAGACCCGTCCGAGGTTGGCAAAATTATAACTCCCGCAGTAGCTTTCATGGGCAACGTGAAGGATACGCTCTCATCCGCCGTGAGGGAGATGCAAACGCGCGCGTGGCCGAAGTGGCGGCGCTCCATTGAAGAGTGGAAAGCCGCTTGGCCGCCATTCGCCCTTCCTTATCCGCAAGCTGAAGACGGTCCCATTTCCCAGCCGTGGGCGATCAGCCTGCTTTCGGAAATGACAAAGGGCGAAGACATCGTGGCATCAGACGTAGGCCGCCATCAGATGTGGGTGATGCGCTATTACCGGTTCCGCCATTCGCACTCGCACATTTCGCACGGAGGCTTAGGCGCGATGGGATTCGGCGTGCCCGCGGCCATGGGCGCGAAATTTGGCGCGCCGGGGAGGCGCGTGTGGGCAGTGAGCGGCGACGGCAGCTTTCAGATCAATATCCAAGAACTCGCGACGATTGCGGAAAACAAAGTCGAGGTAAAAATGGTGCTGATGAACGACGGATCGCTGGGTATGGTGCGGCAGTGGCAGGAGCTTTTCTACGGCTCGAACCTTTCTGCAAGCACTTTTTCAGGGAATCCCGATTTCGTGCGCGTGGCAGAAGCGTATGCCATTCCCGCGCGGCGCGTGGAGAAAGCTGCGGATTTGCGGCAGGCGTTTGAGTGGGCTATGCAGACTCCCGGGCCGGTCCTTGTTGAGGTGCGGGTTGACCCGCAGGAGCACGTCTACCCCATGGTGCCGGCAGGCAAGGGAGTGCATGAGCAGATCATTGTTGACCCTCGACGGGCATTACATGCGGAATCGCACTTGAAATTAAGCGCGTCAACGAGCGATTAA
- a CDS encoding non-canonical purine NTP pyrophosphatase gives MEIILATRNTDKLKQFSIFFRDLGLSLVLPQQEISVDEDKPTLQENAEKKALAYSALYPQQFVVATDGGITVPYLGERWNHVWTRRLSGLDASSVFTDRERCESLLALLKDAKGDERRVSWREAYAVARAEKIIFSEELSGADDQGMLLNHIPPDFQESGYWIGYLWHEPRFKKHYMALTEEEKKTRDCATAQFVRLIKERKIFE, from the coding sequence ATGGAAATTATTTTGGCTACCCGTAATACTGATAAGTTGAAACAGTTCTCCATCTTTTTCAGGGATTTAGGGCTATCGCTTGTGTTGCCGCAGCAGGAGATCAGCGTGGATGAAGACAAGCCGACTTTGCAAGAGAATGCGGAGAAAAAGGCGCTCGCATATTCTGCATTGTATCCGCAGCAGTTTGTCGTGGCCACTGATGGCGGCATTACAGTTCCCTATCTGGGAGAACGCTGGAACCACGTGTGGACGCGCAGGCTTTCCGGGCTTGATGCGTCCAGTGTATTCACCGACCGAGAGCGTTGCGAATCACTGCTCGCATTGTTAAAAGACGCGAAGGGCGATGAGCGCCGCGTATCATGGCGCGAGGCGTATGCGGTCGCGCGCGCAGAGAAGATTATTTTTTCCGAAGAGTTGTCCGGCGCTGATGACCAGGGGATGCTTCTGAACCATATTCCTCCTGATTTTCAGGAGAGCGGTTATTGGATTGGTTATCTATGGCACGAACCGCGGTTCAAGAAACATTATATGGCGCTCACTGAGGAAGAAAAGAAAACCCGTGACTGCGCCACCGCCCAATTCGTCCGGCTTATAAAGGAAAGGAAAATTTTTGAATAA
- a CDS encoding PPC domain-containing DNA-binding protein: protein MNYVSAEGRQGRVMVARFKPGQDLRDALNAFCLEKGIKAGYIPVLLGGFKNLKVNAMAQGEEDDQPRTVLREYREPLEYFGCGTVAFADGKPSIHIHLTAAQGNHNAVGGHLVSGEIVFLTEVVIVEVEGIVMTRQSDPEVFNMPLLHFSH, encoded by the coding sequence ATGAACTATGTATCCGCCGAAGGAAGGCAGGGAAGGGTAATGGTAGCTCGGTTTAAGCCCGGACAGGATTTGCGTGACGCATTGAATGCTTTTTGCCTTGAGAAGGGGATAAAAGCCGGCTATATTCCGGTACTCTTAGGAGGATTCAAGAATCTCAAGGTGAATGCGATGGCGCAAGGAGAGGAGGATGACCAACCGCGCACTGTCTTGCGCGAGTACCGCGAGCCTCTGGAATATTTCGGCTGCGGCACGGTTGCATTTGCGGACGGCAAGCCTTCGATCCATATCCACCTTACTGCGGCGCAAGGGAACCACAACGCGGTCGGAGGGCATCTCGTATCCGGAGAGATCGTCTTTCTAACAGAAGTAGTTATCGTGGAGGTTGAGGGCATTGTCATGACGCGCCAGAGTGATCCCGAAGTTTTCAATATGCCCCTTTTGCATTTTTCCCATTGA
- a CDS encoding class I SAM-dependent methyltransferase — translation MASRELHKKLNELREVFDFEKVLSISADNKYIQKYYRVNQIPYSVFHTHTDLMYMGISRDGVYKESDLLAHARFVDGYIKKYCAKKVLEIATGRGANSAYLAKMNPEVQFYGIDLSPGQLAYAEKRGRRFPNYFPTQGDYHDLSRYAPDTFDIVFVVEALCYSREKEKVLDEVYRVLKKGGYFIISDGYRSASNLDEAEKLACRLCERGMALEVFDTYDEFLRVIKLSKFSIAHEEDVSTCIMPTLYKFESLARKFLKCKRCAKWALMILPSAFVNNFISAYLMPTIVKDRIGSYWITVLKKQGS, via the coding sequence ATGGCCTCAAGAGAATTACATAAAAAGTTGAATGAGCTTCGTGAAGTCTTTGATTTTGAGAAAGTATTATCAATTTCCGCTGATAATAAGTACATTCAAAAGTATTATAGGGTAAACCAGATACCCTATTCTGTTTTCCATACGCATACAGACCTCATGTATATGGGTATCAGCAGGGATGGCGTATACAAAGAAAGCGACCTTCTTGCCCATGCGCGTTTTGTTGATGGTTATATAAAGAAATATTGCGCCAAAAAGGTTTTGGAAATTGCCACTGGGCGCGGGGCAAATTCTGCGTATTTAGCCAAGATGAATCCAGAAGTCCAGTTTTACGGGATTGATCTCTCGCCCGGGCAATTGGCCTATGCAGAGAAAAGGGGGCGTCGGTTCCCAAATTATTTTCCCACGCAGGGCGATTATCATGATTTATCACGATATGCTCCCGATACATTCGACATTGTCTTTGTCGTGGAAGCATTGTGTTATAGCAGGGAGAAGGAAAAGGTATTAGATGAGGTGTACAGGGTTTTGAAAAAGGGCGGGTATTTTATCATTTCCGACGGCTATAGGAGCGCCTCAAATCTCGATGAAGCGGAAAAGTTGGCGTGCCGTTTGTGCGAGAGAGGAATGGCGCTTGAGGTGTTTGACACCTATGATGAATTTTTAAGGGTGATAAAATTGAGCAAGTTTTCCATCGCACATGAGGAGGATGTCTCAACGTGCATCATGCCTACGCTTTACAAGTTTGAATCCCTCGCGCGTAAATTTTTGAAATGTAAAAGGTGCGCAAAGTGGGCGCTCATGATTCTCCCCTCTGCGTTTGTAAATAATTTCATCTCTGCCTATCTCATGCCTACCATTGTCAAAGACAGGATTGGCAGCTATTGGATCACGGTATTAAAAAAGCAAGGGAGTTAA
- a CDS encoding ACT domain-containing protein, producing MQYNEFHFKITLEAMNHVGVMTRITNVLRKFSLNIYEFSGKTHPEDPERFTMYLWVAGPRENCDYIFKKLEKIIDVVKIEWKGVK from the coding sequence ATGCAATACAATGAGTTCCATTTCAAGATTACCCTCGAAGCCATGAATCACGTGGGCGTGATGACGCGCATAACAAATGTGCTGCGAAAGTTCAGCCTGAATATTTATGAATTCAGCGGCAAGACGCACCCCGAAGACCCAGAGCGCTTTACAATGTATCTTTGGGTAGCAGGCCCCAGAGAAAACTGCGATTATATTTTCAAGAAATTGGAAAAGATTATCGATGTGGTGAAGATTGAGTGGAAGGGAGTGAAGTAA